A single genomic interval of Plodia interpunctella isolate USDA-ARS_2022_Savannah chromosome 16, ilPloInte3.2, whole genome shotgun sequence harbors:
- the LOC128676259 gene encoding RNA-binding protein 7, translated as MIEDDNKTLWCGNLPEQATEELLYELFLQAGPLEKVRIAKDRDGRQKNFAFITYSHEVSVPYALNLFRGTALFHRKLSLQSRGRLAWLPPPIRCTGPELNLEFSGLANVAQQFVDMTERLQEEEYRAIHGIRQPHDYNDKLVVASLQGNWSHRHHPYMPNKDKLNHNPHNRDEFRQRENISDRGNQRNKHANSWRDRRNHRKGNYQRRD; from the exons ATGATAGAAGATGACAATAAAACTTTGTGGTGTGGGAATTTACCTGAACAGGCAACAGAAGAGTTGTTATACGAATTATTTTTGCAA GCTGGGCCGCTGGAGAAGGTGCGAATAGCCAAGGATAGAGATGGACGCCAAAAAAACTTTGCTTTCATCACTTATAGTCACGAAGTCTCTGTGCCATATGCCTTAAATTTGTTCCGTGGGACTGCACTCTTCCACCGAAAGCTTTCCCTTCAAAGTCGTGGTCGCCTAGCATGGTTGCCGCCTCCAATAAGATGCACTGGACCAGAGCTAAATCTTGAGTTTAGCGGACTAGCTAATGTTGCTCAACAGTTTGTGGATATGACAGAGAGGTTGCAGGAAGAAGAGTACAGAGCTATCCATGGTATCCGCCAGCCTCATGATTATAATGATAAGTTGGTGGTAGCTAGCTTACAAGGCAACTGGAGTCACCGTCACCACCCATACATGCCCAATAAGGACAAACTGAACCATAATCCACACAACAGAGATGAGTTTCGTCAACGTGAGAATATTAGTGACAGAGGGAATCAGCGAAACAAACATGCTAATAGCTGGAGAGACAGGAGGAACCATAGGAAAGGCAATTATCAAAGAAGAGATTGA
- the LOC128676258 gene encoding TLC domain-containing protein 5-like isoform X1 — protein MAIRHHLELTGASLLKLSSFMFWSWLYLWIAAVLPGQKPEWYSRVVTLLHGSIAAAVGLIQCDFRNISPARLSATVTTYQYALMVWSWGYFAMDFCWCLVYWSENLVMLVHHLGAIYAVDIYMRKENSGCTFACTLALMEITNPLLQTRWLIKQEGLEKSLYFLIVEVTYLVMFIVVRACIGSYVVYKILGSDLFGYDEKLITLVFFFVSWAFMYEIFGYVRYKYRNRKEPATTLAQIPSATAPPIAYTTQQDKVVVQTVHVLQQRQLECTDSKQRCTLHSASQVLQQALMS, from the exons ATGGCTATACGGCACCACCTGGAACTCACAGGAGCTTCTCTTCTGAAGCTGTCGTCGTTTATGTTTTGGAGTTGGCTGTACCTGTGGATAGCGGCGGTGCTCCCGGGCCAAAAGCCGGAATGGTACTCCCGCGTGGTCACCCTTCTACACGGCAGTATCGCAGCAGCAGTAGGCCTCATACAGTGCGACTTCAGGAATATCTCGCCCGCGCGGCTTTCCG CGACTGTTACGACGTATCAATATGCCCTCATGGTATGGTCATGGGGTTACTTCGCAATGGACTTCTGCTGGTGCCTCGTGTACTGGTCGGAGAACCTCGTGATGCTCGTCCATCATTTGGGCGCGATATACGCCGTTGACATTTATATGCGGAAAGAAAACTCTGGCTGCACGTTTGCATGCACGCTGGCCTTGATGGAAATCACTAATCCTCTGCTACAAACTAGATG GTTGATCAAACAAGAAGGTTtagaaaaatctttatattttctaatagtGGAGGTGACTTACTTGGTAATGTTCATAGTAGTGCGTGCGTGCATCGGATCCTACGTAGTGTATAAGATACTCGGCTCAGATTTATTTGGTTATGACGAGAAACTTATTACCCTAGTGTTTTTCTTCGTATCCTGGGCCTTCATGTATGAAATATTTGGCTACGTCCGGTATAAATATCGAAATCGAAAA gaaCCGGCTACTACTCTCGCCCAGATACCATCAGCCACGGCGCCACCGATCGCTTACACGACCCAACAAGACAAGGTCGTCGTGCAAACCGTACATGTATTGCAGCAGCGGCAGCTGGAGTGTACAGATTCAAA GCAACGTTGTACATTACATTCTGCAAGTCAAGTTCTGCAACAGGCACTTATGTCCTAA
- the LOC128676261 gene encoding flexible cuticle protein 12-like, translated as MRTCLVFALCVAVASAAAISDSKNAVIVRSDLENIGVDGYKYGYETSDGKSANEEGQLKNVGTQDEAMEVRGQFSYTGADGQVYTVTYVANELGFQPQGAHLPKAA; from the exons ATGAGAACT TGCCTCGTGTTTGCCCTGTGCGTGGCCGTCGCCTCTGCAGCAGCCATCTCGGACTCCAAAAATGCCGTCATCGTCCGCTCAGACTTGGAGAACATTGGTGTGGACGGTTACAAATACGG ATACGAGACCAGTGATGGCAAGTCAGCAAACGAAGAAGGACAGCTGAAGAACGTGGGAACCCAGGACGAGGCGATGGAGGTACGCGGCCAGTTCTCCTACACCGGCGCCGACGGCCAGGTCTACACAGTCACCTACGTCGCCAATGAGCTGGGCTTCCAGCCGCAGGGCGCCCATCTTCCTAAGGCTGCTTAA
- the LOC128676258 gene encoding TLC domain-containing protein 5-like isoform X2 yields the protein MAIRHHLELTGASLLKLSSFMFWSWLYLWIAAVLPGQKPEWYSRVVTLLHGSIAAAVGLIQCDFRNISPARLSATVTTYQYALMVWSWGYFAMDFCWCLVYWSENLVMLVHHLGAIYAVDIYMRKENSGCTFACTLALMEITNPLLQTRWLIKQEGLEKSLYFLIVEVTYLVMFIVVRACIGSYVVYKILGSDLFGYDEKLITLVFFFVSWAFMYEIFGYVRYKYRNRKEPATTLAQIPSATAPPIAYTTQQDKVVVQTVHVLQQRQLECTDSK from the exons ATGGCTATACGGCACCACCTGGAACTCACAGGAGCTTCTCTTCTGAAGCTGTCGTCGTTTATGTTTTGGAGTTGGCTGTACCTGTGGATAGCGGCGGTGCTCCCGGGCCAAAAGCCGGAATGGTACTCCCGCGTGGTCACCCTTCTACACGGCAGTATCGCAGCAGCAGTAGGCCTCATACAGTGCGACTTCAGGAATATCTCGCCCGCGCGGCTTTCCG CGACTGTTACGACGTATCAATATGCCCTCATGGTATGGTCATGGGGTTACTTCGCAATGGACTTCTGCTGGTGCCTCGTGTACTGGTCGGAGAACCTCGTGATGCTCGTCCATCATTTGGGCGCGATATACGCCGTTGACATTTATATGCGGAAAGAAAACTCTGGCTGCACGTTTGCATGCACGCTGGCCTTGATGGAAATCACTAATCCTCTGCTACAAACTAGATG GTTGATCAAACAAGAAGGTTtagaaaaatctttatattttctaatagtGGAGGTGACTTACTTGGTAATGTTCATAGTAGTGCGTGCGTGCATCGGATCCTACGTAGTGTATAAGATACTCGGCTCAGATTTATTTGGTTATGACGAGAAACTTATTACCCTAGTGTTTTTCTTCGTATCCTGGGCCTTCATGTATGAAATATTTGGCTACGTCCGGTATAAATATCGAAATCGAAAA gaaCCGGCTACTACTCTCGCCCAGATACCATCAGCCACGGCGCCACCGATCGCTTACACGACCCAACAAGACAAGGTCGTCGTGCAAACCGTACATGTATTGCAGCAGCGGCAGCTGGAGTGTACAGATTCAAAGTAA
- the LOC128676254 gene encoding RNA-binding protein 42, whose translation MEDSSKFQQMQDEMSRFEAEISGGEIPGIMRPVIGAGTFGAVQQQLERALPPPPPPPTMLAMEGMFAPRMMFPSVPPPPPPPSMMVPASVQRLRGPCPDGFPGGMPFMRPAMPGPQLIPPPPPKPQPVILSAAPKLYKQPKDDEEKKEKHEKKKKKRPRSPPPRPPPASPPPPPAPAPQPLPVTITTTTETVAPKVKKEKKSRKVVRTAGGQVWEDVSLLEWPDDDFRMFCGDLGNDVTDELLTRTFSKYTSFQRAKVIRDKRTNKSKGFGFVSFKDPGDFIKAMKEMDGRYVGSRPIKLRKSSWKNRSLDVVRKKEKERAALLSLLMSQNKS comes from the exons ATGGAAGACTCCAGTAAATTTCAACAGATGCAAGATGAGATGTCGAG GTTCGAGGCTGAGATCTCGGGTGGTGAGATACCCGGTATAATGCGTCCTGTGATCGGCGCGGGCACGTTTGGAGCTGTACAGCAGCAGCTGGAGCGCGCTctgcccccgcccccgccgccCCCTACAATGCTGGCCATGGAGGGCATGTTCGCGCCCCGAATGATGTTCCCCTCTGTGCCACCGCCGCCACCTCCGCCATCGATGATGGTGCCTGCGTCT GTCCAACGTCTCAGAGGGCCGTGTCCAGATGGATTTCCAGGTGGAATGCCATTCATGAGACCAGCAATGCCCGGGCCACAACTCATACCTCCTCCTCCACCCAAACCACAACCAGTTATACTGTCCGCTGCTCCGAAGTTATACAAACAACCGAAAGATGATGaggaaaaaaaagaaaaacatgagaagaaaaagaag AAGCGGCCCCGCTCGCCTCCGCCGCGCCCCCCTCCCGCGTCTcccccgccgccgcccgcgcccgcgccgcagCCGCTGCCCGTCACCATCACCACCACCACTGAGACTGTCGCGCCGAAGGTCAAGAAGGAGAAGAAAAGTAGAAAG GTGGTGCGCACCGCGGGTGGACAGGTGTGGGAGGACGTCTCGCTGCTGGAGTGGCCCGATGACGACTTCCGCATGTTCTGCGGGGACCTCGGCAACGACGTCACGGACGAACTGCTG ACCCGCACGTTCAGTAAATATACATCGTTCCAGCGAGCCAAGGTGATCCGAGACAAACGCACCAACAAGAGCAAGGGCTTCGGCTTCGTCAGCTTCAAGGACCCCGGGGACTTTATTAAGGCCATGAAAGAGATGGACG GTCGTTACGTCGGCAGCAGACCGATCAAATTACGGAAAAGCTCGTGGAAGAATCGATCTCTAGACGTGGTGAGGAAGAAAGAGAAGGAGCGAGCGGCACTGCTCTCTTTGCTTATGTCACAGAACAAAAGCTGA